TTTTTATTATGGGATATCCAATGTGTTCTGGAACTTGAAAGCTGGCGAGGCCGGAACAGATTGCTCGCCGAAAGATGGTTCGATGAAATTGCAGCGTTTGATGCCCTTTCCTCTTTGGCAAATTTTAGGTACAATCATCCTGATTATGTTTTCCCTCAGATTAGTACAGGGCTCCCGGTTTTAGATGTCCGTCAAATGGGGCATCCATTGCTTGATGAGAAAGTCAGGGTCTGCAATGATTTCGGGATTGAATCTCGGGGGCAGTTTGCAATCATTACCGGTGCAAACATGGCCGGGAAAAGTACTTTCCTTCGCACCATCGGAGTGAACCTGATTCTGGCAATGACCGGAGCCCCGGTTTGTGCAAAAAAATTCCTGTTTGAACCTTTCGATTTGTTTACCAGCATGCGTACCACTGATTCCCTTACAAAAAATGAATCTTATTTTTATGCCGAGTTGAAAAGGCTCAAAGAACTGATTGGTAAACTTGAAAACGGTGAAAAGATATTTATTATTCTTGATGAAATATTAAAAGGGACCAACTCAACAGACAAACAGGCCGGTTCAAAAGCCATATTGGAAAAACTCATCCGGTTAAAGGGTGTGGGGATCATCGCAACCCATGATTTGTCGCTTACTGACCTGCAAAAAAAATATCCACAATTCATTCAAAACAGATGTTTTGAAATAGAAATTAATGGTGCCAAAATTTATTTCGATTATCTATTAAAGGAGGGCATCACCCGCAAGATGAATGCCATGTTGCTCATGCAGCAAATGGGGCTGGTTTCGTCCTTGTCGTAAAATTTTAATTTAAAATTATTAACAATTTTATTTATTTTTGAACAGCAAGGTTGTTCAAAATTCTTTTCCACTGCTTTTTTTTCTTTTTTTATCTTTGTCAAAACTAATAGAAAAGTATGACTGCTGTATATTCAGAAGATACTATTCAAACCCTGGAATGGAATGAACATATCCGCCGCCGCCCCGGAATGTATATCGGCAAGCTGGGTGACGGCTCTTCCCAGGATGATGGTATCTATATATTAATTAAGGAAGTAATCGACAATTCCATTGATGAATACATGATGGGATTTGGCAGGAAGATTGACATCAATATCTCCGACCACAAAGTGACCGTCAGGGATTATGGCCGTGGTGTGCCTTTGGGAAAAGTGAAAGATGTGGCTTCCAGGATGAATACCGGGGCTAAATATGATTCTAAGGTTTTTAAAAAATCGGTTGGGTTGAATGGCGTGGGTATCAAGGCTGTCAATGCTTTGTCGTCCAGTTTTAAAATCCAGTCATTCCGCGAGGGACAGGTTATGTCTGTTGATTTCACAGGCGGAAAACTGCTGAACGAGTCGCTCGAAAAATGTAACGGTAATCCTAATGGCACGCTGATCACATTTATGCCTGATGAACTGCTCTTTGGAAATTACCGTTTTATCTCGGAATATGTGGAAAATCTGATCCGCAACTATGTCTTTCTGAATTCTGGCCTGACCATTAATTTTAATGGTTCGGTTTATTATTCCAAGAATGGATTGCTCGACCTGCTTAACGAAAACATGAGCTCTCCCGGCTTATATCCCATCATCTATCTGAAGGGCGAAGATATTGAAGTGGCCATTACACATGGAGAACAATATGGGGAAGAATATTATTCCTTTGTCAACGGCCAGCATACGGTTCAGGGCGGGACGCACCTGACAGCCTTCCGCGAAGCCTTTGTAAAGACTATCCGTGAATTTTATAAAAAGGATTTTGATGCAGCCGATATCCGGGCTTCAATCGTGGCTGCTGTGAGCATAAAGGTTGAAGAACCTGTTTTTGAATCCCAGACAAAAACCAAACTGGGGAGCAAGGACATGTCTCCCGACGGGATTTCGGTCAGCAAATTTATCAACGATTTCATCAAGGAAAACCTGGATAATTATTTGCACAAAAATTCGGAAACCGCGGATATCCTGCTTCATAAGATTCAGGATTCTGAAAAAGAAAGGAAAGCTATTTCCGGAATACAAAAGTTAGCCCGCGAAAGGGCGAAGAAAGTCAGTTTACACAACCGTAAATTACGCGATTGCCGTATTCATTATGATTCGAATGATGAACGGCGGCTTGAGTCCACTATATTTATTACCGAGGGTGATTCGGCCAGCGGAAGTATCACCAAATCAAGGGATGTGAATACACAGGCCGTGTTCAGCCTCAGGGGCAAGCCACTCAATACTTTCGGGCTCACCAAAAAGGTGGTTTATGAAAATGAGGAATTCAACCTCCTGCAGGCTGCCCTCAATATTGAAGACGGGATGGATAACCTGCGTTACAACAATGTGGTGGTTGCTACCGATGCCGATGTGGACGGTATGCACATCCGGCTGTTGATGATTACTTTTTTCCTCCAGTTTTTCCCTGACCTGATTAAAAACGGGCACTTGTATATTTTGCAAACGCCCTTGTTCAGGGTTAGGAATAAGAAGGAGACTATTTATACCTATTCCCAGGAGGAAAAGGAATCGGCGATAAAGAAGCTGGGTGCCAATGTGGAAATAACCCGTTTTAAAGGATTGGGGGAGATCTCCCCGGATGAATTCCAGTATTTTATTGGAGCCGATATCCGGCTTGATCCCGTGCGTCTGAAAAAGACTGACGGAGTACATTCCATGCTCGAATTTTATATGGGGAAAAATACTCCGGAACGGCAGGGGTTTATTATTGATAATTTGAAAATCGAAGAAGATTTGGTTGAAGAAGAAAGCTCAAAATAGATGAACGACGAAAATAACAACATAGAGAATACTGAAAATGCTGCTGAGAAACCTGAAAATACTCCGGAAAGTGAAGTAACAGAAGGTGTTTTGGCAGAAGGTGGCGGAGAACATGGTCCGGATGACCTGAAGAAAATCTCCCTGCTTTCTGGCATGTATCAGGACTGGTTTTTGGAATATGCTTCCTACGTGATTCTGGAAAGGGCTGTTCCTCATATAGAGGATGGTTTGAAGCCTGTGCAGAGGCGTATCCTCCATTCTATGAAACGTATGGATGACGGGCGCTACAATAAGGTGGCCAATATTGTCGGCCATACCATGCAGTTCCATCCTCACGGCGATGCTTCCATTGGCGATGCCCTGGTTCAGCTTGGACAGAAAGAATTGCTTGTCGATGCCCAGGGTAACTGGGGCAATATTCTGACCGGTGATTCGGCTGCAGCTCCCCGGTACATTGAAGCCCGCCTTTCCAAATTTGCGCTGGAGGTGGTTTTTAATCCCAAAACCACGCAATGGCAGCTTTCTTACGATGGACGGAACAAGGAGCCGGTTACCCTGCCTGTTAAATTCCCTCTTCTGCTGAATCTGGGCGTTGAAGGTATTGCTGTAGGCCTGGCTTCTAAAATTCTTCCCCATAATTTTAATGAGCTGATTGATGCTTCCATTGATTATCTGAAAGGAAAAGAATTCCAGATTTTTCCGGATTTTCCTACTGGCGGTATGATTGATGTATCAAAATATAATGACGGGATCAGGGGAGGAGTAGTTAAAGTCAGGGCGCGCATCAAGCAATTTGATAAGAAAACCCTGGTTATTACTGAAATTCCTTATGGCACTACCACCGGAAGTCTTATAGATTCAATTGCCAAAGCCAGTGAGAAGGGTAAGATCAAAATCAAGAAAATTGACGATAATACTGCTCAAAATGTTGAAATCCTTATTCATTTGGCAGCAGGGGTTTCGCCCGACAAGACCATTGATGCCCTTTATGCTTTTACTGATTGCGAAAGCCCGATATCACCCAATTGTTGTGTGATTAAGGAAAGCAGACCTTGCTTTATCGGTGTTAGCGAAATTCTTAGGTATTCGACCGACCGTACCGTCGAGTTGCTTACCAGCGAATTGCAGATAAGGATGACTGAACTGGAAGACGATTGGCACATGTCATCCCTGGAAAAAATATTTATCGAAAATCATATTTATAATGATATTGAAAATTGCGAAACCTGGGAATCCGTAATCTCTACCATCGACAGCGGGCTTGAACCCTTTAAAAAACTTCTCCGCCGTAAAGTGGTGACGGAAGATATAGTCAAACTTACAGAGATCAAGATTAAACGGATTTCCAAGTTCGATGCGAAAAAGGCCGATGAATATATCAAGGGGCTTGAATCCGAGATGGAAGTGGTGAGATATAACCTTGATCATATTATTGACTATGCCATTGATTATTTCAAAGGAATAAAGAAAAAATACGGTGCAGGCAAGGAAAGAAAAACCGAGATCCGTAGCTTTGAAACCATTGTGGCTACTCAGGTTGTTGAGGCTAATGAAAAACTTTATGTCAACAGGGATGAGGGATTTGCCGGTACAGGCCTGAAAAAAGACGAGTACGTTTGCGATTGCTCGGATATTGATGATATTATTGCCTTTAAAAAGGATGGGACTTATTTGATGTCCAAGGTTGCAGAAAAATCATTCCTTGGGAAAAACATTCTTCATATTGCAGTTTATAATAAGAATGATAATCGGACCATTTATAATGTGATTTACCGGGATGGGTACAACGGGAACATCATGGTGAAACGTACCGCTGTTACAGGACTGACGCGGGATAAAGAATATAACATAACCAAAGGGACTAAAGGTTCTGAAATATTGTATTTTAGTATTAGTCCAAATGGCGAAAAAGAAGTCATAAAGGTTTACCTGAAGCCGCGTCCCCGTCTGAAAAATTTAATATTTGAATTCGATTTTGGAACTCTGGCCGTGAAAGGACGGAATTCGATGGGTAATATTCTCAGCCGTTACTCTATCCATAAAATTGTTTTGCTCGAAAAAGGGAAAACAGAAGTTGCTGGCCAGCAGATCTGGTTTGATTCTGACGTGAAGCGTCTTAATATCGACGGGCGGGGAGATTTATTGGGAGAATTTAATAAGGAGGATAAAATATTAATTCTAACCGCCTCGGGCAGTTACCGCTTGTATACTTATGATCTGGAAAATCATTTTGAAGAAGATTTGCTCAAAATTGAAAAATTTGATCCGGGAAAGGTTTACACAGCCATTTATTTTGATGCTACCCAGAAATATTATTATCTGAAACGGTTTAATCTTGAACCCACTAATGAGTTGACCAGTTTTATTGATGATAATCCTAATTCCAACCTGATTCGTATAAGTGAAGAAAAGTACCCCTGTTTCAAAATAATCTTCAAAGGTAAACATGCCAAACGCGATCCCGAACTGGTTGACGCTGATGCTTTTATAACTATCAAGGGATTTAAGGCCAAAGGGAAAAGGCTGACTACTTTTGATGTGAAAAAGATCGAAGAAGTTGAACCTTTGGAAAAAGAGGAACCGGAGCCTGAAGAACCGGAAGATAACAATGATGAGGGCGAAGACTTGGGCGAACCGCCTGATTTTTCCAAGGATGACGGAAATGCCTCACAAATGTCGCTGGAAATATAGTGAACAAAATCTTGCCAAGTCGGCGTAATGAAAATAAAAAAGGGTGATCCTCTCGGATACACCCTTTTTTCAACTAATTTCTAACCTAAATTATTTATTAAACCCATCATTTTGTTTTTAGACTGTTAAAATCTAAAAAGGTTTAGTCTCTATTATATTTTCCTGTAACTTATTTGCGGGCTGTACGTCTTATAATAAATTGCTGCGATTTTAAACCATAGATTAATAGCTGTTTAAACTAAAATTCTAATTAAAAATTAAAAAATTATTTGACTATGAAGACACAAATATTTTTAATCTTTTTTGCAATGGCGATTTTATCTTGTTCCTGTGCCGACATTTCAACAGTTACGGGGAATGGCCATACAACAATAACTAAAAGGACAGTTCCTTCTTACAAAGGGATAAGTATTAGCGGGGGTGTTGACTTATATATCACTCAGGGAGATTCTGAAAAAGTGGAAGTCCGGGTTGACGAAAACCTTCAGCCTATGATTAAAACTGAAGTAAATGACGGGATATTGAATGTTTATCTTGCCCGCGGCATCCTTTTTAAGATGAGCAAGGCGAGAGTAAATATTACTGTCAAAACTCTTTCTAAAATCAGTTGTTCAGGAGGTTCTGACGTCTTTACCAACAATATGCTGTCCGTTCCGGAATTATCGGTTGAAGCCAGCGGAGGAAGTGATGCCAAGCTTAGCATTCAGACTGAAAAATTTAATGGCAATGCCACGGGTGGATCGGATATCTATCTGAAAGGTGCAACAAAATTTTTTGATTGTTCTGCTTCCGGTGGAAGCGATATACATGCTAAAGAGTTAATGGTAGAAACTGCAAAAGTTGATGTTTCCGGAGGTTCGGATGTGCATCTGCATATAACCAAACAGTTGAATGCCAGTGCCAGTGGCGGTTCTGATGTTTATTACAGCGGTAACCCCCAGTTAAAAAATGTAGAAAAATCCGGAGGTTCTGATGTGATTGCCGAATAATTAAAGAAGGCTGCCAAAATAAACAGGCAGCCTTCTCCGTACGTAAAATGGAAGATCTTTATTTAGTGTCAATATAATTAGTAATCCAATCGCCAACTTCGCTTGTCGAATAAGCTTTCCCTTCTGCAATATCTTCGGTTGCGACTTTTGCCTCAAGCGATTTGTCAACGGCTTCGCGGATGAGAGATGCCTCTTCTTTCAGATTAAAAGCATATTCGAACATCATGGCAGCCGATAAAATGGTGCCAATAGGATTTGCGATGTTTTTGCCTGTGGCTTGCGGATAGGAGCCATGAATAGGCTCGAACAACGAGGTATGCAAGCCGATGGAAGCCGAAGGCAGCAAACCCAGTGATCCGGTAATCACGCTGGCTTCATCGGTCAGAATATCGCCAAACATATTTTCGGTAACAATTACATCAAAACGTTTAGGGTTTTGGATGAGCTGCATGGAGGCATTGTCGACAAAAAGAAAATCGACAGTTACCTCAGGGTAATCCTTGCTTAATTCCTGAACGGTTTCACGCCAAAGCCTTGAAGAAGCAAGTACATTGGCTTTGTCAACAGCAGTAAGTTTCTTGTTCCTTTTTTGTGCATATTCGAAAGCCAGCCGGGTAACTCTTTCAATTTCAGCTTTTGAATAAATACAGGTGTCATAAGCGGTTTGACCGTCTTCGCTGCGGCCGCGGGGCTGTCCGAAATAAAGGCCTCCGGTTAGCTCGCGCACGACAATAAAATCAACACCCTCAATTAAAGGTGTTTTAAGTGGGGATTTTTCGATCAATGATTTGAAAGTGGTTACCGGGCGAATGTTCGCAAAAAGTCCAAGCTGTTTGCGCATAGCCAGCAGACCTTGCTCCGGCCTTACTTTGGCTTTGGGGTCATTATCATATTTGGGATCTCCG
The Bacteroidota bacterium DNA segment above includes these coding regions:
- the leuB gene encoding 3-isopropylmalate dehydrogenase gives rise to the protein MKMNIAVLPGDGIGPEIMDQTLKVVKAVCLKFNHTVNFEYGLAGAIAIDKTGDPFPEETFKLCMKSDAVLFGAVGDPKYDNDPKAKVRPEQGLLAMRKQLGLFANIRPVTTFKSLIEKSPLKTPLIEGVDFIVVRELTGGLYFGQPRGRSEDGQTAYDTCIYSKAEIERVTRLAFEYAQKRNKKLTAVDKANVLASSRLWRETVQELSKDYPEVTVDFLFVDNASMQLIQNPKRFDVIVTENMFGDILTDEASVITGSLGLLPSASIGLHTSLFEPIHGSYPQATGKNIANPIGTILSAAMMFEYAFNLKEEASLIREAVDKSLEAKVATEDIAEGKAYSTSEVGDWITNYIDTK
- a CDS encoding DNA topoisomerase IV subunit B codes for the protein MTAVYSEDTIQTLEWNEHIRRRPGMYIGKLGDGSSQDDGIYILIKEVIDNSIDEYMMGFGRKIDINISDHKVTVRDYGRGVPLGKVKDVASRMNTGAKYDSKVFKKSVGLNGVGIKAVNALSSSFKIQSFREGQVMSVDFTGGKLLNESLEKCNGNPNGTLITFMPDELLFGNYRFISEYVENLIRNYVFLNSGLTINFNGSVYYSKNGLLDLLNENMSSPGLYPIIYLKGEDIEVAITHGEQYGEEYYSFVNGQHTVQGGTHLTAFREAFVKTIREFYKKDFDAADIRASIVAAVSIKVEEPVFESQTKTKLGSKDMSPDGISVSKFINDFIKENLDNYLHKNSETADILLHKIQDSEKERKAISGIQKLARERAKKVSLHNRKLRDCRIHYDSNDERRLESTIFITEGDSASGSITKSRDVNTQAVFSLRGKPLNTFGLTKKVVYENEEFNLLQAALNIEDGMDNLRYNNVVVATDADVDGMHIRLLMITFFLQFFPDLIKNGHLYILQTPLFRVRNKKETIYTYSQEEKESAIKKLGANVEITRFKGLGEISPDEFQYFIGADIRLDPVRLKKTDGVHSMLEFYMGKNTPERQGFIIDNLKIEEDLVEEESSK
- a CDS encoding head GIN domain-containing protein, which codes for MKTQIFLIFFAMAILSCSCADISTVTGNGHTTITKRTVPSYKGISISGGVDLYITQGDSEKVEVRVDENLQPMIKTEVNDGILNVYLARGILFKMSKARVNITVKTLSKISCSGGSDVFTNNMLSVPELSVEASGGSDAKLSIQTEKFNGNATGGSDIYLKGATKFFDCSASGGSDIHAKELMVETAKVDVSGGSDVHLHITKQLNASASGGSDVYYSGNPQLKNVEKSGGSDVIAE
- a CDS encoding DNA gyrase/topoisomerase IV subunit A; protein product: MNDENNNIENTENAAEKPENTPESEVTEGVLAEGGGEHGPDDLKKISLLSGMYQDWFLEYASYVILERAVPHIEDGLKPVQRRILHSMKRMDDGRYNKVANIVGHTMQFHPHGDASIGDALVQLGQKELLVDAQGNWGNILTGDSAAAPRYIEARLSKFALEVVFNPKTTQWQLSYDGRNKEPVTLPVKFPLLLNLGVEGIAVGLASKILPHNFNELIDASIDYLKGKEFQIFPDFPTGGMIDVSKYNDGIRGGVVKVRARIKQFDKKTLVITEIPYGTTTGSLIDSIAKASEKGKIKIKKIDDNTAQNVEILIHLAAGVSPDKTIDALYAFTDCESPISPNCCVIKESRPCFIGVSEILRYSTDRTVELLTSELQIRMTELEDDWHMSSLEKIFIENHIYNDIENCETWESVISTIDSGLEPFKKLLRRKVVTEDIVKLTEIKIKRISKFDAKKADEYIKGLESEMEVVRYNLDHIIDYAIDYFKGIKKKYGAGKERKTEIRSFETIVATQVVEANEKLYVNRDEGFAGTGLKKDEYVCDCSDIDDIIAFKKDGTYLMSKVAEKSFLGKNILHIAVYNKNDNRTIYNVIYRDGYNGNIMVKRTAVTGLTRDKEYNITKGTKGSEILYFSISPNGEKEVIKVYLKPRPRLKNLIFEFDFGTLAVKGRNSMGNILSRYSIHKIVLLEKGKTEVAGQQIWFDSDVKRLNIDGRGDLLGEFNKEDKILILTASGSYRLYTYDLENHFEEDLLKIEKFDPGKVYTAIYFDATQKYYYLKRFNLEPTNELTSFIDDNPNSNLIRISEEKYPCFKIIFKGKHAKRDPELVDADAFITIKGFKAKGKRLTTFDVKKIEEVEPLEKEEPEPEEPEDNNDEGEDLGEPPDFSKDDGNASQMSLEI